The segment CGCCTCCTGGCTGGCAAAGAACTGAATCAGCGCCATCAGCGAGTTGAAGATAAACACCATGGCGATGCCGAGCAGCACAATGGTTTCTACCGTGACGCCGCGCTTAAGGCTTAAGGCATGAATTAAGAAGGCGGTAAACATGGCCATCACGAAGGCGTTGATGGGCACCACGAACTCAATGGCGGCAGGCACCAGCGCCACGCCGAAGGCGAGACCCAGTGCGGCGCCAAAACTGGCCCCAGCGGATATACCCAAGGTGAACGGGCTGGCTAGCGGGTTGCTCAGAATGGTTTGCATCTGTGCCCCGGCCACCGACAGGCTGGCACCCACCACCAGCGCCATCAGCGCCACCGGCATGCGGATTTCCCAGAGAATGACTCGCGCCTGCTGGCTAACGTTATCTGGGGTAAACAGCGCCGCGATCACTTCACCCAGGCTATAGCGGGCGGGCCCCAGCGCCAGGTCGACGCAGAGGCTAAAAAATAGCGCTAAAACCAGTGCCGCCAGTATCATCTGGCGGCGGAAAACCTGGCTATGGTAGAAAGCACGCCCCTGGGAGACGTGTTCGCTTGTTCCTATTTCAGTCCTCATGGAGCGTTAACCAATAGCCGGGTTCATAGTCGATGGGCAAGAAGCGTTCGTGCAGCTCCTCCATTGTGGCGTTGGGATCCAGGTCTTCAAACAGCTCGGGGTGTAGCCACTTGGCTAACTGCTGAACGGCCACGAAGTAGTAAGGGCTGTTGTAAAATTGGTGCCAAATAGCGTGGAAGTTGCCTGATTCCACCGCTTCGATGCCGGTCATCGCGGTGCGCTTGGTCAGCGCTTCCAGCTTAGTGCGGGCGAGCTGCATATCAGAGCCAGGGCCTACGCCGACCCAGTTACCGCCCGGCACGTAGGCGTCCCAGTTGCCGCCGGTGACGACCACATGGTCAGGGTTGGCAGCAATAATCTGTTCAGGGTTCAGGTTGCCGAAACTGTTAGGAATGATGCCCTCGGCAATATTGCTACCGCCCGCTAGGGTGACATACTCGCCAAAGTTGGCAGGGCCAAAGCTCATGCAGCACTCGTCGGAGTAGCCGCCGGCCCGGTCAATAAACACGCTGGGGCGCTCCGGGTTGGCCTCTGCGATGACATCGGTTACCCGTGCCAACTGCGTCTCGGCAAACTCGATGAACTCTTCCGCCGCTTCTTCATCGTCCATGATCTGGCCGATAATGCGCATGGAGGGAATGGTGTGTTCAAGCGGGTCTTCGCGAAAATCCACATAGACAATGGGAATGCCGAGTTGTGCCAGCTTGTCGTCGTAGGCGGCGTCCTCTGTAGCGGCTTTGGCCTCAATGTTCATCAGTACTACGTCAGGGTTAAGCGACGCAGCCTGCTCTACGTCAAAAGTGCCGTCTTTGAAACCGCCAAAGGTGGGGATCGCTTCGATTTCGGGGAAACGTTCGGCGTAACGGGCATAGTTATCGGGATCCGCCTGAGAAAAGTCTTCGCGCCAACCGACCACGTGGGCAAAAGGATCTTCAGGTTCGAGCAACCCAAGCAAATAAATTTGCCGACCTTCGCCTAAAATCACCCGTTCGGCAGGGGCGTCCAGGGTGATTTGGCGGCCAGCCACATCGGTGACGGTGATAGCGTCAGCCATAGCAGTTGCACTGCAAGCAAACGTGATAAGCGTACCAAGCAGAAGTTTTAAGCGCGGAGAATTGAGCATTTTTTAACTCGTTGGTCGATATTGGTTAACAGGGCTGGCATCGCTGATGGGTTTTAATGGTTTGATAGCACAGAGATGCAGTTGCTATTGTAACTGATTAGCGTTTAGGCGGCATTATTGGGGTGCCGCGCTTAATGGTCAACATGCTACGCTCTACTTTTAGCATTTATTCCCCGGCGGTGAATTCACGCATCTGGTTCTAAGCGGCAAAGCGATATTGATGCATTGTTGGTTAGCAAGTACTTACTTTTCTGGAGGGGCCGCTATGCCTTTGTCTCGTGTTGAAATTGTCACGCCTTCCGCCGAGCGTTTAATCAATCGGCTCTGCAAACACTGGGCGCATAAGCTGGAGGTCGAGCAAAGCGACCAGCAAGCCACCATTACGTTTGCCACAGGCACCTGCTTGATGCTCGCGGAGCCCGATAAATTAGTGGTGGCTCTCGAAACCCTCGAAGAGGAGCATCTGGATGAACTGGAAGGGGTAGTCGAGCGACACTTGGTGCGTATGGCCGGTGATGAAGAGCTGGCGATTGTTTGGGAGAACTAGACTACGGCTGGTCTGCTATAATCGCGCTGATTTTGAAAACATAAGTCTTACGCACCGAAACGCAGAGCGCAGGAGTTCGCATGACCCGAATTGCCATTGTAGGCGTGGCTGGCCGCATGGGCCGTACGTTGGTAAATGCTGTAGAGCAGGATACAGAGGCGACGCTAGCTGGTGGGATCGTGGAGCCCGGCAGTTCCTTGGCGGGCGCTGACATTGGCGAGCTTGCGGGTGTAGGTAAGCGCGGCGTCGTTGCGGTCGATTCGCTCGCGTCGATTGTCGCTGATTTCGATGTGTTGATCGACTTCACAGCCCCTCAGGTCACTCTTGGTAATCTGGCATTCTGTGCCAAGCACGGCAAACGTATCGTGATTGGCACCACCGGCATGAGCGATGATGAGCTGGCCCAGTTGGATAGCTACCGCGACAAGGTGGCCATGGTGTTCGCGCCCAATATGAGCGTCGGCGTCAATTTGACCCTGAAGCTGCTCGAAACCGCTGCTAAAGCATTGGGCGATGAAGGCTACGACATTGAAGTGATTGAGTCCCATCACCGCCATAAAGTTGATGCCCCTTCCGGTACCGCGATCAAAATGGGCGAAGTAATCGCCGACAGCTTGGGGCGTAACCTGAAAGAGCACGGTGTGTTCGAGCGAGTCGGCCAGTGCGGCCCACGTACCGACAAAGAGATCGGCTTTGCCACCGTTCGAGCGGGCGATATCGTAGGAGAGCACACGGTAATGTTTGCTACTGAAGGCGAGCGCATTGAAATCACTCATAAGGCCTCTAGCCGGATGACCTTTGCCAAAGGTGCGGTTCGCGCGGCGCGCTGGGTCGCTGGTAAAGAGAGCGGCCGTTATGACATGCAGGATGTGTTAGGTTTGGATTGAGGCGTTACTAATGCTAGGACAGCCCTGTCACTCAGGGGTAGTTTTAGGTCAAAAATTCCTGTAACATTTCAAAAATTTTGGCCGGGTGGCTTAGAAGCTCTGACTTACAGACTTTAAACGGCGCGCTTGTTGCGTTGGCCAGCCCAAAGCCTGCCCCGAGTTTGCTACTAGTAAGTTAATAGTTATGCGGCTCCGAAAGGCATCGAACAACAAGCGGGATGAAACCGATTCTTTTTATCGGCTTCGTCCCGCTTTTTTACGGCCCTTGTTTTAATGGCAAACGCTTTAATGGCAAGCGCTTTAATGACAGACGCTTTAACGACGATAGTTTTGATAACTAGCGTCGTGGATGAATGAAGAAATTGCTGAGCCTGCGCCCTCAGGCTCCCACCAGCATGGGAGGATCTTGTTTTGAATAACCCCGCATTGAGCAAACCCGCAATATTGGCCTTGGAAGATGGCAGCGTGTTCCACGGCATCGCCATTGGCGCGGACGGATTAACAAGCGGTGAGGTGGTGTTCAATACGGCCATGACCGGTTATCAAGAAATCCTCACCGACCCCTCTTACACCCGCCAAATCGTTACCCTCACCTATCCCCATATCGGCAACACCGGCATTAACGCAGAAGACATTGAGTCCGCCTCTATTGCTGCGGCAGGGCTGGTCATTCGTGATCTACCGTTAATGGCCAGCAGCTTCCGCTCAGAGCAGTCGCTGTCGGATTACCTAAAAAGCCAGAATGTGCTGGGCATTGCCGATATTGATACCCGCCGCCTAACGCGCATTTTGCGCGATAAAGGCGCGCAGAACGGGGCGATTTTAGCGGGTGCTGACGCTGAAGGTTACGACGCGGTGGCGCGGGCGCTGGAAGCCGCCAAGGCTTTCCCTGGTCTGAAGGGTATGGATTTGGCCAAAGAAGTCTCGTGTAAAGAGGCCTACGAGTGGTCGGAAGGTGAGTGGACACTGGGTGAAGGCTACGCTGATGCTGCTAAAAGTGAGCGCCCTTACCATGTGGTGGCGTTTGACTACGGCGTGAAATTCAACATCCTGCGCATGCTGGCCGCCCGCGGCTGTCGACTGACGGTGGTGCCCGCGCAAACACCCGCCGCTGACGTTCTGGCGATGAAGCCTGATGGCGTGTTTTTAGCCAATGGCCCTGGCGATCCAGAACCCTGCGACTACGCCATTAAAGCGATTCAAGATGTGCTGGAAACCGATATTCCGGTGTTTGGTATTTGCCTGGGCCACCAGCTGCTGGCGCTTGCCGCCGGGGCGAAGACGGTCAAAATGAGCCACGGCCACCATGGTGCCAACCATCCGGTGCAGGATTTGGATACCGGCACAGTGATGATCACCAGCCAGAACCACGGTTTTGCGGCGGATGAAGCAACACTGCCTGCCAACGTACGTGCAACGCACCGGTCGCTGTTCGATGGCACCTTGCAAGGGATTGAGCTCACCGACCGCCCCGCGTTCAGCTTTCAGGGTCATCCAGAAGCGAGCCCCGGCCCGCGTGATGTGGCGCCGCTGTTTGATCGCTTCGTGGGCATGATGCAGGCGCGTCGCTAACGCGCCTGTCCCATCACCGTCTTTTTGTTGCTCATCGTCACCATTTTTTGCGGGAACCGTTATGCCTAAGCGTACCGACATCAACACTATTTTGATCATTGGCGCTGGCCCGATTGTGATCGGCCAGGCCTGCGAATTCGATTACTCTGGCGCCCAGGCGTGTAAAGCGCTGCGCGAAGAGGGTTACCGGGTTGTTTTGGTCAACTCCAACCCCGCCACCATCATGACCGATCCGGCCATGGCCGATGCTACTTACATCGAGCCGATTACCTGGCAGACGGTAGAGAAGATCATCGAGGCGGAGCGCCCCGACGCGATTCTACCGACCATGGGTGGCCAGACGGCGCTCAACTGCGCCCTCGAGCTTGAAAAACATGGCGTGCTCGAGAAATTTGGCGTCGAGATGATCGGTGCTAACGCCGATGCGATTAACATGGCCGAAGACCGCGATCTGTTTGATCAGGCCATGAAACGCATTGGCTTGGAGTGCCCTAAAGCGAAAGTCGCCCACACCATGGATGAGGCGTGGGAGATTCAGGCAGAGCTGGGTTTCCCGACCATTATTCGCCCTTCCTACACTATGGGCGGCTCCGGCGGCGGCGTAGCGTACAACAAGGAAGAGTTCGAAGAGATCTGTACCCGCGGTTTTGAACTCTCCAACAACCACGAGCTGCTCATTGATGAGTCGCTGCTGGGTTGGAAAGAGTACGAGATGGAGGTTGTGCGCGACAAAAACGACAACTGCATCATCGTCTGCGCGATTGAAAACTTCGACCCCATGGGCGTGCACACCGGTGACTCCATCACCGTGGCCCCGGCACAAACGCTGACGGATAAAGAG is part of the Halomonas alkaliantarctica genome and harbors:
- a CDS encoding FecCD family ABC transporter permease, producing the protein MRTEIGTSEHVSQGRAFYHSQVFRRQMILAALVLALFFSLCVDLALGPARYSLGEVIAALFTPDNVSQQARVILWEIRMPVALMALVVGASLSVAGAQMQTILSNPLASPFTLGISAGASFGAALGLAFGVALVPAAIEFVVPINAFVMAMFTAFLIHALSLKRGVTVETIVLLGIAMVFIFNSLMALIQFFASQEAVSAVVFWTMGSLTKATWPKFWIALSILALSMPLLARHGWALTAMRLGDAKAESMGVNPRALRLEVLVLVSLLAAIAVAFVGTIGFIGLVGPHIARILLGEDQRFFLPGSALCGALILSVGSVISKIIIPGTIIPIGIITSLVGIPFFLFLVLNHKKASW
- a CDS encoding ABC transporter substrate-binding protein yields the protein MLNSPRLKLLLGTLITFACSATAMADAITVTDVAGRQITLDAPAERVILGEGRQIYLLGLLEPEDPFAHVVGWREDFSQADPDNYARYAERFPEIEAIPTFGGFKDGTFDVEQAASLNPDVVLMNIEAKAATEDAAYDDKLAQLGIPIVYVDFREDPLEHTIPSMRIIGQIMDDEEAAEEFIEFAETQLARVTDVIAEANPERPSVFIDRAGGYSDECCMSFGPANFGEYVTLAGGSNIAEGIIPNSFGNLNPEQIIAANPDHVVVTGGNWDAYVPGGNWVGVGPGSDMQLARTKLEALTKRTAMTGIEAVESGNFHAIWHQFYNSPYYFVAVQQLAKWLHPELFEDLDPNATMEELHERFLPIDYEPGYWLTLHED
- a CDS encoding DUF2218 domain-containing protein → MPLSRVEIVTPSAERLINRLCKHWAHKLEVEQSDQQATITFATGTCLMLAEPDKLVVALETLEEEHLDELEGVVERHLVRMAGDEELAIVWEN
- the dapB gene encoding 4-hydroxy-tetrahydrodipicolinate reductase, producing MTRIAIVGVAGRMGRTLVNAVEQDTEATLAGGIVEPGSSLAGADIGELAGVGKRGVVAVDSLASIVADFDVLIDFTAPQVTLGNLAFCAKHGKRIVIGTTGMSDDELAQLDSYRDKVAMVFAPNMSVGVNLTLKLLETAAKALGDEGYDIEVIESHHRHKVDAPSGTAIKMGEVIADSLGRNLKEHGVFERVGQCGPRTDKEIGFATVRAGDIVGEHTVMFATEGERIEITHKASSRMTFAKGAVRAARWVAGKESGRYDMQDVLGLD
- the carA gene encoding glutamine-hydrolyzing carbamoyl-phosphate synthase small subunit, with amino-acid sequence MSKPAILALEDGSVFHGIAIGADGLTSGEVVFNTAMTGYQEILTDPSYTRQIVTLTYPHIGNTGINAEDIESASIAAAGLVIRDLPLMASSFRSEQSLSDYLKSQNVLGIADIDTRRLTRILRDKGAQNGAILAGADAEGYDAVARALEAAKAFPGLKGMDLAKEVSCKEAYEWSEGEWTLGEGYADAAKSERPYHVVAFDYGVKFNILRMLAARGCRLTVVPAQTPAADVLAMKPDGVFLANGPGDPEPCDYAIKAIQDVLETDIPVFGICLGHQLLALAAGAKTVKMSHGHHGANHPVQDLDTGTVMITSQNHGFAADEATLPANVRATHRSLFDGTLQGIELTDRPAFSFQGHPEASPGPRDVAPLFDRFVGMMQARR